In Serratia marcescens subsp. marcescens ATCC 13880, a single genomic region encodes these proteins:
- a CDS encoding terminase ATPase subunit family protein has translation MHTTQATTIISDPRRQAALLYWQGFSVRQIAETLNLKGPTVQSWKLRDKWDDIAPISRVEQSMEARLIQLIMKDVKEGKDFKEIDLLGRQIERLARVNRYSATGNEADLNPNVANRNKGERKPAERNVFSEAAVEKLQCIFTETTFEYQMGWYRAGLQHRIRNILKSRQIGATFFFAREALLDALTTGRNQIFLSASKAQAHVFRNYIIDFARLVEVDLKGDPMVLPNGARLMFLGTNVRTAQSYTGNLYLDEYFWIPKFQELRKVASGMSLHKRWRTTYFSTPSSLAHSAYPFWSGELFNKGRRSKADHVQLDLSHSHLSKGVLCGDGQWRQIVTVEDALTGGCNLFDLDQLSLEYSPAEYQNLLMCEFVDDTASVFPFAELQGCMVDTLEEWEDFNPYAVRPFGYRPVWIGYDPSEANGGDSAGCAVIAPPMVAGGKFRVLERHQWQGMNFADQAQKIKDLTEKYCVEYIGIDATTVGQGVFQLVREFFPAAREIKYTPEIKTAMVLKAKDTIGRGCLEYDTSHTDITAAFMAIRKTMTASGARSTYTASRSEEASHADVAWAIMHALLNEPLTAGSGHSSPNILEFY, from the coding sequence ATGCATACGACACAAGCAACAACCATCATCAGCGATCCGCGACGCCAAGCTGCCTTGCTCTACTGGCAGGGCTTTTCTGTGCGCCAAATTGCGGAAACGCTGAACCTCAAGGGGCCGACCGTGCAGAGCTGGAAGCTGCGCGATAAATGGGACGACATCGCGCCCATTTCCCGCGTGGAGCAAAGCATGGAAGCACGGTTGATTCAGCTCATCATGAAAGACGTCAAGGAGGGGAAAGACTTCAAAGAAATCGACCTGTTAGGCCGCCAGATTGAACGGCTGGCGCGGGTCAATCGCTATTCGGCGACTGGCAACGAGGCGGACTTAAACCCGAACGTCGCCAACCGCAACAAAGGCGAGCGCAAGCCCGCCGAGCGCAACGTGTTCAGCGAGGCCGCCGTGGAGAAACTGCAATGTATCTTCACGGAAACCACCTTCGAGTATCAAATGGGGTGGTATCGCGCCGGGCTGCAACACCGTATCCGCAACATCCTGAAATCGCGCCAGATCGGCGCCACGTTCTTCTTTGCCCGCGAGGCGTTGCTCGATGCGCTGACCACCGGCCGCAATCAGATTTTCTTGTCGGCCAGTAAGGCGCAGGCGCATGTATTCCGCAATTACATCATTGATTTTGCGCGGCTGGTCGAGGTTGACCTGAAAGGCGATCCGATGGTGCTGCCGAACGGCGCCCGCCTGATGTTCCTCGGCACCAACGTGCGCACCGCGCAGAGCTACACCGGCAATCTGTATCTTGATGAGTATTTCTGGATCCCGAAATTCCAGGAGCTGCGCAAAGTCGCCAGCGGGATGTCGCTGCACAAGCGGTGGCGCACCACCTACTTTTCCACGCCGTCGAGTCTGGCGCACTCCGCTTATCCGTTCTGGTCGGGAGAACTGTTCAACAAAGGCCGCCGCAGTAAAGCCGATCACGTTCAACTCGACCTCAGCCACAGCCACCTGTCAAAAGGCGTGCTGTGCGGTGATGGGCAATGGCGCCAGATTGTCACGGTTGAGGATGCGCTGACCGGCGGCTGTAACCTGTTCGACCTCGATCAGCTTTCGCTCGAATACAGCCCGGCAGAGTATCAGAACCTGCTGATGTGTGAATTTGTGGACGATACCGCGTCGGTATTCCCGTTCGCCGAGCTGCAAGGCTGCATGGTCGATACGCTGGAAGAATGGGAGGACTTCAACCCTTACGCCGTGCGGCCGTTCGGTTATCGCCCGGTGTGGATCGGCTACGACCCATCGGAAGCCAACGGCGGCGACAGCGCCGGGTGTGCGGTGATCGCGCCGCCAATGGTGGCCGGGGGCAAGTTCCGCGTGCTCGAGCGCCACCAGTGGCAGGGCATGAACTTTGCCGATCAGGCCCAGAAGATTAAAGACCTTACCGAAAAATACTGCGTGGAGTACATCGGCATCGATGCGACCACCGTCGGCCAAGGTGTTTTCCAGTTGGTGCGCGAGTTCTTCCCGGCCGCGCGGGAGATCAAATACACCCCGGAAATCAAAACCGCCATGGTGCTGAAGGCAAAAGACACCATCGGGCGCGGCTGTCTGGAATACGACACCAGCCACACCGACATCACCGCCGCCTTTATGGCGATCCGCAAAACCATGACCGCCAGCGGCGCGCGTTCCACCTACACCGCCAGCCGCAGCGAAGAAGCCAGCCACGCCGATGTCGCGTGGGCAATCATGCACGCCCTCTTGAACGAACCGCTGACCGCAGGCAGCGGCCACAGCAGCCCGAACATTTTGGAGTTTTACTGA
- a CDS encoding type II toxin-antitoxin system HicA family toxin: MNKRHQKTLSDVFARPVNGSIKWSDIEALFTALGAEIHEREGSRIAVLLKGEKRVFHRPHPRPTTDKGAVNSIRIWLDSLGIKP; the protein is encoded by the coding sequence ATGAACAAACGACACCAAAAAACGCTGTCAGATGTGTTTGCCCGGCCTGTCAACGGTTCTATAAAGTGGTCTGATATTGAGGCGCTTTTTACCGCATTAGGGGCGGAGATTCACGAAAGGGAAGGTTCTAGGATCGCGGTGCTGTTGAAAGGTGAAAAAAGAGTCTTTCACCGGCCACACCCCAGACCTACCACTGACAAGGGGGCGGTTAACTCCATTCGGATCTGGTTGGATAGCTTAGGAATAAAACCATGA
- a CDS encoding phage filamentation protein Fil family protein, which translates to MVISIAPLLKQQSPSRHFEHGFIELPGGKRWRPRHDQADLLRSLSTAKPASPLRRLFCR; encoded by the coding sequence GTGGTTATTTCTATCGCTCCACTGCTGAAACAACAAAGCCCATCGCGGCATTTTGAACACGGTTTTATTGAACTGCCGGGCGGCAAGCGCTGGCGCCCACGTCACGATCAGGCGGACTTACTGCGTAGCCTGTCAACGGCTAAGCCTGCTTCACCGCTGCGCCGTTTGTTTTGCCGTTAA
- a CDS encoding DUF2732 family protein — MSNVIFMGLDPAKQGSDISQVAVLLDHARLDERKNQADLAAARLVRLAAHISKNGLTAIEAVELLRQEAEAIEHQAQELH; from the coding sequence ATGTCGAATGTGATTTTTATGGGTTTAGACCCGGCAAAGCAAGGTAGCGATATTTCACAGGTGGCTGTGTTGCTTGACCACGCCCGCCTTGATGAGCGTAAGAATCAAGCCGATCTCGCCGCTGCTCGTCTGGTGCGTTTGGCTGCACATATCTCTAAGAACGGTTTAACGGCTATTGAAGCTGTTGAGCTGCTCCGCCAAGAGGCTGAAGCCATCGAGCATCAAGCGCAGGAGCTGCACTAA
- a CDS encoding TraR/DksA C4-type zinc finger protein, protein MADLMDYEQERQALVLEAQITNARKSSALPSAFVCEECDAPIPAARRAAVPGVDTCVSCQQIRETQSHLYAGKA, encoded by the coding sequence ATGGCCGACTTGATGGACTACGAACAGGAGCGGCAAGCGCTGGTATTGGAGGCGCAGATTACCAATGCTCGCAAATCCTCCGCGCTGCCTTCTGCTTTCGTTTGCGAAGAATGTGACGCTCCGATTCCTGCCGCGCGTCGCGCTGCCGTTCCCGGCGTTGATACATGCGTAAGCTGTCAGCAGATCCGCGAGACGCAAAGTCACCTTTACGCGGGGAAGGCATGA
- a CDS encoding phage portal protein, with translation MSKRKGRKALTTPAPAQPAEQKQDFEAFTFGEPSAVLDKREILDYIECTTNGKWYEPPISFDGLARSVRAAVHHSSPMYVKRNILASTFIPHRLLSQQEFSRYALDYLVFGNAYLEERQNRLGAPLQLKSSPAKYTRRGVDRGAYWFVQDWKEAHRFKTDSVFHLIEPDINQELYGLPEYLSALNSAWLNEAATLFRRKYYQNGAHAGYILYMTDAAQSTSDVDRMRQAMRDTKGLGNFRNLFMYAPNGKPDGIKILPLSEVATKDDFFNIKNASRDDLLSAHRVPPQMMGIIPNNTGGFGDVKKAAQVFVRNELTPLQERMKEVNDWIGEEVIRFAPYELPTE, from the coding sequence GTGAGCAAGCGCAAAGGCCGTAAGGCACTCACCACCCCGGCGCCAGCCCAGCCAGCAGAGCAGAAGCAGGATTTTGAGGCGTTTACCTTTGGCGAGCCGTCCGCGGTGCTGGATAAGCGGGAAATTCTGGATTACATCGAATGCACGACCAATGGCAAGTGGTACGAGCCGCCGATCTCATTCGACGGGCTGGCGCGCAGCGTGCGCGCCGCCGTGCATCACAGCTCGCCGATGTACGTTAAACGCAACATTTTAGCGTCAACGTTTATCCCGCACCGGCTGTTAAGTCAGCAGGAGTTTAGCCGTTACGCGTTGGATTATCTGGTGTTCGGCAACGCCTATTTAGAAGAGCGCCAAAACCGGCTCGGCGCGCCGCTGCAGCTGAAATCCTCCCCGGCCAAGTACACACGGCGCGGCGTGGATCGCGGCGCTTACTGGTTCGTGCAGGACTGGAAAGAGGCGCACCGCTTCAAGACCGACAGCGTTTTTCACCTGATTGAGCCGGACATCAATCAGGAACTTTACGGCCTGCCGGAGTACCTCAGCGCGCTTAACTCCGCCTGGCTGAATGAGGCGGCGACGCTGTTCCGCCGTAAGTATTACCAGAACGGGGCGCACGCCGGTTACATCCTGTATATGACCGACGCCGCGCAAAGTACAAGCGACGTTGACAGAATGCGCCAAGCCATGCGCGACACGAAAGGCTTAGGGAACTTCCGCAATTTGTTCATGTACGCCCCGAACGGCAAGCCGGACGGCATTAAAATTTTGCCGCTGTCCGAGGTCGCCACCAAGGACGACTTTTTTAACATCAAGAACGCCAGCCGCGACGATCTGCTAAGTGCGCACCGTGTACCACCGCAGATGATGGGGATTATCCCGAACAATACCGGCGGCTTCGGGGACGTGAAAAAGGCCGCTCAGGTGTTTGTGCGCAACGAGCTAACGCCGCTGCAAGAGCGCATGAAGGAGGTGAACGACTGGATCGGTGAAGAGGTGATTAGATTCGCGCCGTATGAGTTGCCGACCGAATAA
- a CDS encoding replication endonuclease has protein sequence MSQAATAYAYPWNEPRPAVAGPVRPLTRDEHAQGQAVLTNIRRLPRFLSAMFLTRYTNLLKSKGLHDANKWLVFQFDRRIWPRLQTVSAKNAMNLAASMRFSAEVDNYASLPGMDDKELRRLADRVAGQLLQNYEDYCDEFVAENGGDNAGLFEDATQSEFYGRIAGMARAFNITPMHWRKYRKGKLDARSAIASLSRLVNSEWWERLFKAQRTQWREALLIALGNVNRGASSYASRQAIRDVKARRQSNFDYLNSRELENVETGERFSLIDKVMASISNPEIRRKELMTMIAGVEQAAAIRGDKGMFITLTTPSKYHPTRAVGKNSPKVHFNHKWDEEAYTPKDGQRYLVKLFSKIRTAFKDAGLQVYGVRVVEPHHDATPHWHMMLFTSKKQRQQVIEIMRRYAMAEDGDERGAAKNRFDCKHLNRGGAAGYIAKYIAKNIDGYALEGERDHETGELLTDTAAAVTAWASTWRIPQFHFIGLPSRGAWRECRKIRFVSLAEEFDERVEAVRAAADAGLFADYILAQGGPNVARDDQTVRVARRVADERNAYDEEVQKIAGIFAPHIGADRVYETRTTQWRIVAKAVAVEPLTLKSASGAPRSPVNNCGLVGSGGAENTQDGEPVESVAVMEHHPDTPIDWDDMTVARSVMTRLRANAPQINRQQRGIDPHKRIEPAASARLTTDEHDRVTRIYSELALHGIEPTRWELEALARGAKVKFGDISMHYPVVSDSAGFQ, from the coding sequence ATGAGCCAAGCGGCTACCGCCTACGCTTACCCATGGAACGAACCGCGCCCGGCAGTTGCCGGGCCGGTGAGACCGCTTACCCGTGACGAACACGCTCAGGGGCAAGCTGTTTTAACCAATATCCGCCGCCTGCCGCGCTTCCTCAGCGCCATGTTCCTGACGCGTTACACTAACTTGCTCAAGAGCAAAGGGCTGCACGACGCCAACAAATGGCTGGTATTCCAGTTCGATCGCCGCATCTGGCCGCGCCTGCAAACGGTGAGCGCCAAGAACGCGATGAACCTCGCCGCGTCAATGCGGTTTTCTGCTGAAGTTGATAATTACGCTTCACTGCCCGGCATGGATGACAAAGAGTTACGCCGCCTTGCCGATCGCGTGGCCGGTCAACTTCTGCAGAATTACGAAGATTACTGCGATGAGTTTGTGGCGGAGAACGGCGGCGATAATGCCGGGCTTTTCGAAGATGCCACCCAATCAGAATTTTATGGCCGCATTGCCGGTATGGCGCGCGCCTTCAACATCACCCCGATGCACTGGCGCAAATACCGCAAGGGCAAACTGGATGCCCGGTCAGCGATTGCCAGCCTGTCACGGTTGGTTAATTCCGAGTGGTGGGAACGCCTGTTTAAGGCCCAGCGCACGCAATGGCGCGAGGCGTTGCTGATCGCCCTGGGTAATGTGAACCGCGGGGCGTCGTCGTATGCCAGCAGGCAGGCTATTCGGGATGTGAAAGCGCGCCGCCAATCCAATTTTGATTATCTGAACAGCCGCGAGCTTGAGAACGTCGAAACCGGCGAACGCTTCAGCCTTATCGACAAGGTGATGGCAAGCATCTCTAACCCGGAAATCCGTCGCAAGGAGTTAATGACGATGATTGCCGGTGTTGAGCAGGCCGCCGCTATCCGTGGCGATAAAGGGATGTTTATCACCCTCACCACCCCATCCAAATATCACCCGACGCGCGCCGTCGGCAAGAACAGCCCGAAGGTGCATTTTAATCACAAATGGGATGAAGAGGCGTACACGCCAAAAGACGGCCAGCGCTACCTTGTGAAGCTGTTTAGCAAGATCCGCACGGCGTTTAAAGATGCGGGCTTGCAGGTCTACGGCGTGCGCGTTGTCGAACCGCACCATGATGCGACGCCGCATTGGCATATGATGCTGTTTACCTCCAAAAAACAGCGCCAGCAGGTGATCGAGATCATGCGCCGTTATGCCATGGCTGAAGATGGCGACGAGCGCGGCGCTGCTAAAAATCGTTTTGACTGTAAGCACCTGAACAGAGGCGGTGCGGCGGGCTATATCGCTAAATACATTGCAAAAAACATCGACGGCTACGCGCTGGAAGGCGAACGCGATCATGAAACCGGCGAGCTGTTGACTGATACGGCCGCCGCCGTCACCGCGTGGGCGTCAACGTGGCGTATCCCTCAATTTCACTTTATCGGCCTGCCGTCGCGCGGGGCATGGCGTGAGTGTCGCAAGATCCGCTTTGTCAGTCTGGCCGAGGAGTTTGACGAAAGGGTGGAAGCGGTGCGTGCTGCCGCCGACGCCGGTCTTTTTGCCGATTATATTTTGGCGCAGGGTGGCCCCAACGTTGCCCGCGACGATCAGACTGTGCGTGTGGCCCGCCGGGTTGCCGACGAGCGCAACGCTTATGACGAAGAGGTGCAGAAAATCGCGGGGATTTTTGCCCCGCATATCGGCGCCGATCGCGTTTATGAAACCCGCACCACGCAATGGCGCATCGTCGCGAAAGCTGTTGCCGTTGAGCCTTTGACTTTGAAAAGCGCCTCCGGCGCGCCTCGGAGTCCTGTCAATAACTGTGGGTTGGTCGGCAGCGGCGGCGCCGAAAATACGCAGGATGGGGAGCCTGTAGAGTCCGTGGCAGTGATGGAACACCATCCAGACACCCCAATTGACTGGGATGACATGACCGTTGCACGGTCTGTTATGACGCGTTTACGGGCAAATGCTCCGCAGATAAACAGGCAGCAAAGAGGAATTGACCCACATAAGCGAATAGAGCCTGCTGCCTCGGCCAGATTGACCACCGACGAGCACGATCGTGTAACCAGAATTTACTCAGAGTTGGCACTACATGGCATCGAGCCGACGCGCTGGGAACTTGAGGCACTGGCGCGCGGCGCTAAAGTCAAATTTGGTGATATTTCAATGCACTATCCAGTGGTTAGCGATTCGGCGGGCTTCCAATAA
- a CDS encoding phage regulatory CII family protein, whose amino-acid sequence MFDYAISKHPHFDEACRQFPARHNVTALAKQLGMNAQTLRNKLSPGQPHQLTCAELLAITDATEDSSLIDALLAQINCMPSVPVNEACAGNIPTYALQATAAVGNVAAAAVQGDHKTPVRKSALLESVNTAIRHLSLIGLTVQNRIQSTPALASTVDVISGLSAVAGLS is encoded by the coding sequence ATGTTTGATTATGCCATTTCTAAACATCCGCACTTCGATGAAGCCTGCCGACAGTTTCCCGCTCGCCACAATGTGACGGCGCTTGCTAAACAGCTCGGCATGAACGCCCAGACGCTGCGCAACAAATTGAGTCCGGGCCAGCCGCACCAGCTCACGTGTGCCGAACTGCTGGCGATCACTGACGCTACAGAGGATTCCAGCCTGATTGATGCCTTGCTGGCACAAATCAACTGCATGCCGTCCGTGCCTGTCAATGAGGCTTGCGCCGGGAATATTCCAACGTATGCACTGCAGGCTACGGCCGCAGTTGGCAACGTTGCCGCCGCCGCCGTTCAGGGCGACCACAAAACGCCGGTACGTAAAAGCGCACTGCTTGAAAGCGTCAACACGGCGATCCGCCATTTGTCGCTGATCGGCTTGACCGTTCAGAACCGCATCCAATCCACCCCGGCTCTGGCCTCCACCGTTGACGTGATCAGCGGGCTGAGCGCTGTTGCTGGTTTAAGCTGA
- a CDS encoding phage repressor protein CI: MEIDSGISNEHVLDRICDVYGYAQKIQLARHFNIAASSLQNRYTRGSISYDFIVHCALETGADIGWLLTGKGDKFANGKTAAAFKTEDLFIKTFTLSEGKLVDESEMRISKSLFSRVPLNPQCLRSDNVIHFLELEASLSDGSWLVDIEGAKSIRELTVLPGKKLHVAGGKVPFECGIDEIKAIGRVVGIYSEVN; encoded by the coding sequence ATGGAAATCGATTCAGGAATCAGTAACGAGCATGTCTTAGACAGGATTTGTGATGTCTACGGTTACGCCCAAAAAATACAGCTCGCCCGGCACTTCAACATCGCCGCCAGTTCCCTGCAAAACCGCTACACTCGGGGCAGTATCTCTTATGACTTTATCGTCCATTGCGCCCTCGAAACTGGAGCCGACATTGGATGGTTACTTACCGGGAAAGGAGATAAATTCGCAAATGGCAAAACCGCGGCCGCTTTCAAAACTGAGGATTTATTCATCAAGACATTCACATTAAGTGAAGGAAAACTAGTTGATGAGTCAGAAATGAGAATTTCAAAATCACTCTTTAGTCGTGTTCCCCTTAATCCACAATGCCTCCGTTCAGACAACGTGATTCACTTCCTTGAGCTTGAAGCCTCGCTCTCTGATGGCTCATGGCTTGTAGATATTGAGGGGGCAAAAAGCATCCGTGAGTTAACAGTTCTACCGGGCAAAAAGTTACATGTGGCAGGCGGCAAAGTACCGTTTGAGTGCGGGATTGATGAGATAAAAGCGATTGGTAGGGTAGTAGGAATATACAGCGAGGTTAATTGA
- a CDS encoding type II toxin-antitoxin system HicB family antitoxin: MMNNTLKIDGHTAVINFDPEIEMFRGEFVGLNGGADFYAYSVDELKKEGAISLAVFLDECHKDGIEPYKSYSGKVTTRLSPERHQALAIAAQATGQSINELLNEGVDLVIEKHS; encoded by the coding sequence ATGATGAATAACACACTGAAAATTGACGGCCATACGGCCGTCATCAACTTCGACCCTGAAATTGAAATGTTCCGGGGCGAGTTTGTCGGGCTGAATGGCGGCGCCGACTTCTACGCCTACAGCGTGGACGAGCTGAAGAAAGAAGGCGCGATCTCACTCGCGGTCTTTCTCGATGAGTGCCATAAAGACGGCATCGAGCCTTACAAGTCGTACAGCGGCAAAGTAACCACCCGCCTGTCGCCGGAACGCCATCAGGCGTTAGCCATTGCCGCACAGGCCACCGGGCAGTCGATTAATGAACTGCTGAATGAAGGTGTTGATCTGGTTATCGAAAAGCATTCCTGA
- a CDS encoding DUF3850 domain-containing protein, protein MLHDLKIKPSYFNFVRAGVKKAEFRLNDRDFKEGDLLKLREWLEDANGYTGEFIIAKITHITDVSEWKTDYVVLSIQILQDSLCVNCLERYCGNCAHANGAKVQ, encoded by the coding sequence ATGCTACATGATTTAAAAATTAAACCCTCTTATTTTAACTTTGTTCGTGCTGGAGTTAAAAAAGCAGAGTTTCGTTTGAATGATAGAGACTTCAAAGAGGGGGATTTGTTAAAGCTTCGTGAGTGGCTCGAAGATGCTAACGGATATACCGGTGAATTCATCATTGCAAAAATCACTCATATTACAGATGTCAGCGAGTGGAAAACTGACTATGTAGTTTTAAGCATCCAAATACTGCAAGATTCTCTGTGCGTGAATTGCCTTGAGCGTTACTGCGGCAACTGCGCCCACGCCAACGGCGCGAAAGTGCAATGA
- a CDS encoding GPO family capsid scaffolding protein — translation MAKKVTKFFRIGVEGDTVDGREIGAADIQQMAATYSPKVYGARINMEHIKGILPDGYFRRYGGVVELKAEKIDEPDEPLLHGKWALYASLAPTDDLVSMVGAGQKVFTSMEIRRDFAKTGKSYLVGLAVTDDPASLGTDMLEFSRRHENVEFSAPLEVCFDFGPNADPETSFSARIKAMFSRKQATDDARFGEMEGAVMTVAEQLQEADTRFTEKFAALSEQVADLKQQVKTGSDAFSALQAQLSTSEDFSQQARPDATGGNSAQDVLTDC, via the coding sequence ATGGCAAAGAAAGTTACTAAGTTTTTCCGCATCGGCGTTGAAGGCGACACCGTTGACGGCCGCGAGATCGGCGCTGCGGATATTCAGCAGATGGCCGCGACCTACAGCCCGAAGGTGTACGGCGCCCGCATCAATATGGAGCACATCAAGGGGATTTTGCCGGACGGCTATTTTCGTCGTTACGGCGGCGTGGTTGAGCTGAAGGCCGAGAAAATCGACGAGCCGGACGAACCGCTGTTACACGGCAAGTGGGCGCTGTATGCCAGTCTGGCCCCGACCGACGATCTGGTGTCGATGGTTGGCGCGGGCCAAAAGGTTTTCACCTCGATGGAGATCCGCCGCGATTTCGCCAAAACCGGCAAGTCTTATCTGGTCGGACTGGCCGTCACCGATGATCCGGCGAGCCTTGGCACTGACATGCTGGAGTTCAGCCGCCGCCACGAAAACGTTGAGTTTTCCGCGCCGCTCGAAGTCTGTTTCGACTTCGGGCCGAACGCTGACCCGGAAACCTCATTCTCTGCCCGCATCAAAGCGATGTTTAGCCGTAAACAAGCCACCGACGATGCGCGCTTTGGCGAGATGGAAGGCGCCGTGATGACCGTGGCCGAGCAGTTGCAGGAAGCGGACACCCGCTTTACCGAGAAATTCGCTGCACTGAGCGAGCAGGTTGCCGACCTCAAGCAACAGGTAAAAACCGGCAGCGATGCGTTCAGCGCGCTGCAAGCCCAGCTTTCCACCTCGGAAGATTTCAGCCAGCAGGCGCGCCCGGATGCCACCGGCGGCAACAGCGCACAAGACGTGCTGACCGACTG
- a CDS encoding terminase large subunit domain-containing protein, with protein sequence MKYAFTAQQLADLKSLLNTMATPYQRRWYAEGLAHRSRSYTKHRQAGADMFFALEGLIDALETGRNQHYFAPLLKYSLAWSRKYICHFAAKVGIHIAQDDSKITLTNGAEIAFHGGLGLSLAALHGNVYLSEYAWANHPYAIFQSALAVSCHSRYRLTLFTSVSPNPEAFAVWKRSQAKGFSQVHTIENTAAQGGLWDMQDVENLKRECTAEEFRQLYLCEWPQEVAL encoded by the coding sequence ATGAAATACGCATTTACTGCTCAGCAACTTGCTGACCTGAAATCACTACTGAACACCATGGCGACGCCTTACCAGCGCCGCTGGTACGCGGAAGGGCTGGCACATCGCAGCCGCAGCTATACCAAACACCGCCAAGCCGGGGCCGATATGTTCTTTGCACTGGAAGGGCTGATCGACGCTCTGGAAACCGGGCGTAATCAGCACTATTTCGCCCCATTGCTAAAATACTCGCTGGCGTGGTCGCGTAAATACATTTGCCACTTTGCGGCGAAAGTCGGCATTCACATCGCACAAGATGACAGCAAGATTACGCTGACCAATGGCGCCGAAATCGCTTTTCATGGCGGCCTCGGCCTCTCACTGGCCGCATTGCACGGCAACGTCTACTTGAGCGAATACGCATGGGCGAATCACCCTTACGCCATTTTCCAGAGCGCGCTCGCCGTTTCCTGCCATTCACGCTATCGCCTGACGCTGTTCACATCCGTATCACCCAATCCCGAGGCGTTCGCCGTGTGGAAACGCTCGCAGGCCAAGGGATTTTCACAGGTACACACGATCGAGAACACCGCCGCACAGGGCGGACTTTGGGACATGCAGGATGTTGAAAACCTCAAGCGGGAATGCACTGCGGAGGAATTCCGCCAGTTGTATCTTTGTGAGTGGCCACAGGAGGTAGCACTGTGA